One part of the Moorena sp. SIOASIH genome encodes these proteins:
- a CDS encoding ureidoglycolate lyase encodes MSKVKTIQKLHAEWVTSENFQPYGQVIFASEDGKPYDQDDAQLNLENGTSRFYIMRLHHKGRKFDKITRHVQCTQCLGSLEGKDWFIAVAPPTQDDQPVLEDIAAFRIPGNCFIKLEVGTWHAGPYFDQEFIDFYNLELADTNVVDHFTHDFIDSHQLKFEIVIAKGVGSRE; translated from the coding sequence ATGAGTAAAGTCAAGACGATTCAAAAACTACACGCGGAATGGGTGACATCAGAGAACTTTCAGCCCTACGGTCAAGTCATCTTTGCCAGTGAAGATGGCAAACCCTATGATCAAGATGATGCTCAGTTAAACCTCGAAAATGGGACATCCCGGTTTTATATCATGCGGCTACACCACAAAGGTCGTAAGTTTGATAAAATTACTCGCCACGTCCAATGTACTCAGTGTCTCGGTTCTCTAGAAGGGAAAGACTGGTTCATCGCTGTAGCTCCTCCTACTCAGGATGACCAACCAGTTTTAGAGGATATTGCGGCTTTTCGGATTCCAGGTAACTGCTTTATTAAATTAGAAGTAGGAACTTGGCACGCTGGTCCCTATTTTGACCAAGAATTTATAGATTTCTACAATTTGGAACTTGCTGATACCAATGTCGTCGATCATTTCACCCATGATTTTATAGACAGCCATCAGTTAAAGTTTGAAATTGTTATAGCAAAGGGAGTAGGGAGTAGGGAGTAG
- a CDS encoding cyanobactin biosynthesis PatC/TenC/TruC family protein: MPEEETKTPRRGRRRKTQAKPKAKAAAASPSVQPEVNEEKKSVLLATGLEDYARWKVMFKDQKPDNDPPFRRGRIWA, translated from the coding sequence ATGCCAGAAGAAGAAACTAAAACTCCCAGACGCGGTCGTCGCAGAAAAACCCAGGCGAAGCCAAAAGCAAAAGCTGCTGCTGCTTCTCCATCTGTTCAACCAGAGGTTAATGAAGAAAAGAAATCAGTGTTACTTGCTACTGGTCTAGAAGATTATGCACGGTGGAAGGTTATGTTTAAAGACCAGAAGCCAGACAATGACCCCCCTTTCCGTCGGGGACGCATTTGGGCTTAA
- the fdhD gene encoding formate dehydrogenase accessory sulfurtransferase FdhD — MNQYRSKTKSQVWVVENSQVRSRLDQLATEEPLEIRLTSPQKTVAVTMRTPGADFELAAGFLYSEGIVKHRDDILRISYCVDSNRDGEQRYNIVNVALREELTPDLQPLERHFFTTSACGICGKASLEALRLRGCPVMSDAMEVSTEVIYSLSEQLRSAQSVFSTTGGIHAAGLFNSQGELLCLQEDVGRHNAVDKLVGSALLTNQLPLSDRIVMVSGRSSFEILQKCLMARVPMVCAVSAPSSLAVTLAREFGITLVGFLRGKRFNVYSGKERICSFFDHG; from the coding sequence ATGAATCAGTACCGCAGCAAAACTAAATCCCAAGTATGGGTAGTGGAAAACAGCCAAGTGCGATCGCGTTTAGATCAACTGGCCACAGAAGAACCCTTGGAAATTCGCCTGACCTCTCCCCAGAAAACCGTTGCCGTGACGATGCGCACCCCAGGGGCAGATTTTGAACTAGCAGCAGGGTTCCTCTATAGTGAAGGAATTGTCAAGCATCGGGATGATATTCTACGGATTAGCTACTGTGTGGATTCTAATCGAGATGGTGAGCAGCGCTATAACATTGTCAATGTGGCTCTCAGGGAAGAACTTACTCCAGATTTGCAGCCCCTGGAACGCCACTTTTTTACCACCAGCGCCTGTGGAATTTGTGGAAAAGCTAGTCTTGAGGCACTACGGTTGCGAGGGTGTCCAGTGATGTCTGATGCTATGGAAGTTAGCACTGAGGTGATTTACAGCCTCTCGGAACAGCTGCGTTCGGCTCAATCAGTGTTTTCCACAACTGGGGGAATCCATGCTGCTGGGTTGTTTAATTCCCAAGGAGAGTTACTCTGTTTACAAGAGGATGTAGGACGTCACAATGCTGTGGATAAATTGGTGGGTTCAGCCTTATTAACTAATCAACTGCCTTTAAGCGATCGCATTGTGATGGTAAGTGGGCGCTCTAGTTTTGAAATTTTACAGAAATGTCTCATGGCTAGGGTACCAATGGTTTGCGCAGTATCTGCTCCCAGCAGTCTAGCGGTAACCCTAGCCAGAGAGTTTGGGATTACTCTAGTCGGATTTCTGCGGGGAAAACGGTTTAATGTTTACTCTGGTAAAGAGCGTATTTGCAGTTTTTTTGATCATGGTTGA
- the gntT gene encoding guanitoxin biosynthesis MATE family efflux transporter GntT encodes MIFTCSNQDNVLYRFWKLAIINILSNLTVPLAGLISVAFLGHLDQIRHLAGVVLATILFNFIYKSLGFLRMGTTGVTAQAVGRNEQDAMLLVGLRNGLIALILGVVILMLQSPIRELGFALLSATPDVKVSGIGYFNARIWGAPATLLNFVVIGWFLGREMSGKVLLLSMIGNTANIVCDYFTIIRWGWESAGAGLSVAVSQYVMVLVGLVLVSQEIQWQELRAVAKRIWNLSDIKATFTLNSNLFIRTLAIIFTLSIFTNLSSAFGTTVLAENALILEVFSLAVYFIDGLAFATETLTGNLQGQGAKEQLVPLLRMAGGSCLLLGLNLAFLFILFPQTLFGLLTNHTEVIESITVYVPWLVLVLGFGSIAFMLDGYFLGLAAGQTLRNSTVIALVVGFAPMAVASWQFQSAHLLWLALSLFMAGRAIVLGVKLPSTLK; translated from the coding sequence ATGATTTTTACTTGCTCAAACCAAGACAATGTCCTCTATCGCTTCTGGAAACTGGCGATCATCAATATTCTGTCTAATCTCACGGTACCCCTTGCGGGTTTAATCAGCGTGGCTTTCTTAGGTCATTTAGATCAAATCCGCCACTTAGCTGGAGTCGTCCTCGCTACTATCCTGTTTAACTTCATTTACAAAAGTTTGGGGTTTTTACGGATGGGAACTACTGGAGTAACCGCTCAAGCCGTCGGACGAAATGAGCAAGATGCTATGTTACTGGTGGGACTTCGTAATGGCTTAATTGCTCTGATTTTAGGTGTAGTTATCTTAATGTTACAGTCTCCTATTAGAGAGCTTGGATTTGCTCTGTTAAGTGCTACACCAGATGTAAAAGTTTCCGGTATTGGCTATTTTAATGCTCGGATTTGGGGAGCTCCTGCCACATTACTCAATTTCGTAGTGATTGGTTGGTTTCTCGGTAGAGAAATGAGTGGTAAGGTTTTGCTGTTGTCCATGATCGGTAACACCGCTAATATAGTTTGCGATTACTTTACTATTATTCGGTGGGGTTGGGAAAGCGCTGGCGCTGGATTATCCGTAGCAGTTAGTCAATACGTGATGGTTTTAGTGGGACTAGTTTTAGTTAGCCAAGAAATCCAGTGGCAAGAGCTAAGAGCAGTAGCAAAACGAATTTGGAACTTGTCGGATATAAAAGCTACTTTTACCCTAAATAGTAATCTTTTTATTAGAACCTTAGCGATTATTTTTACCTTGTCTATTTTTACCAATTTGAGCTCAGCTTTTGGTACCACAGTCTTGGCGGAAAATGCTTTGATACTAGAGGTGTTCAGCTTGGCTGTTTATTTTATTGATGGATTGGCATTTGCTACGGAAACTCTGACGGGGAATTTACAAGGTCAGGGAGCAAAAGAGCAGTTAGTCCCTTTATTGAGAATGGCTGGAGGAAGCTGTTTGCTATTAGGACTTAACCTTGCTTTCCTGTTTATCCTGTTTCCCCAGACACTCTTTGGCCTGTTAACAAACCACACTGAGGTGATCGAATCGATTACTGTCTATGTTCCTTGGTTAGTGCTGGTGTTAGGATTTGGGTCCATTGCGTTTATGCTGGATGGTTATTTTCTGGGCTTAGCAGCAGGACAGACCTTACGTAATTCTACCGTAATCGCCTTGGTGGTGGGATTTGCCCCTATGGCTGTGGCGTCTTGGCAGTTTCAAAGTGCTCATCTTCTTTGGTTAGCGTTATCCTTGTTTATGGCAGGAAGAGCGATAGTACTGGGCGTAAAGTTACCAAGCACGTTGAAGTGA
- a CDS encoding DUF4347 domain-containing protein: MFDIKDASFNDLDKSLNFGETEVHKALGSNSKTSSTIVFIDSGVDDYQSLVNGTVPEAEVIVLDSTQDGVEEITKALQRRTDITTIHIVSHGSPGCLYLGNSQLNLDTLNHYGGQLKTWIASTSLTQEGKFTSIPILLYGCNVAAGDAGIEFVEKLHYLTGAEIAASTKPTGSGALGGDWELEITTSNVEVPLAFQAAARAAYGSVLAKGQWIAQGPSPAQNGQVENVQPNNEVAGAIHTVLAHPDDANILYIGAVNGGIWKTTNATDSNPNWTPLTDDLLGNSIGAMEFDPTDPTNQTIIAGIGHFSSFFRLGGPLTGLLKTTDGGDTWTKLGTADNLDNDRDGMVDEADETLLSGRNISGVASRGNMLLVSANNFGGGIGAGVYLSNDNGATWEFISGSNGLDAGAAFDLVGDPTDKQRFYVSVQGNGIFRSDDGGANWINVSDQDANLDRIITGVGNNNTEMAVASNGRLYTAVLTNGQASYIGFTDNPTATNPTWTQMDLPVTQERNGDFEGLNPTENPGGQGAIHFSIIADPNNPNVVYVGGDRQDIPFPNAIGANDFSGRLFRGDTDENPTDPGNPENINSPQWQPLTHSQGSFSGGGTANNSSPHADSREMTFNANGDIIEVDDGGIYRRTNPQDNTGDWFSLNSNLQVTEIHDIAYDTVSNIIISGNQDTGTTQQNNSDSVVWNSVSTADGGDVAVSIDPNNDQQSVRYSSFQFLRSFRRRVYDANNNLISVNRPALNGFFFDTQFVTPVVVNEVDPNRIAIGGFINVYESFDQGDNVSIVNTAGGGFVGVNSRVDDAIAYGGRRNGQDNPDVLYVGSQSSIFARTTSGGILANTNYSGGFVRDIVLDRDDWMTGFAIDDDQVFQTTNANNWIDITGNLQEFATNLNLEPADLNLRSIEFISGSTVDGIVVGSNIGIFSATSSSNFTDWLKLGTDLPNVPVWDLDYDPRDDLLVAGTLGRGAWTLSDASSILLVGITEIGTSNNDNLTGTSRNDTLKGLNSQDTLQGLAGDDLLDGGDGDDNLFGEAGNDTLLGGQGQDKLYGGSGDDLLNGGQGDNILTGGTGKDTFVLSTAGKNTIVDFEDALDLLQLEGGLTFGSLSIFEQNGDTWITTQNNQPLAFLTGVDVNLITAEDFVVV; encoded by the coding sequence ATGTTTGATATCAAAGATGCAAGTTTTAACGATCTCGATAAGTCGTTGAACTTTGGGGAGACTGAGGTACACAAGGCTCTGGGAAGTAACTCCAAAACCTCTAGCACTATTGTCTTTATTGACTCAGGGGTTGATGATTATCAGAGTTTAGTTAATGGTACGGTACCGGAAGCTGAGGTCATTGTCCTGGACTCTACACAGGATGGCGTTGAAGAAATTACCAAGGCTCTGCAACGACGCACTGATATTACTACTATTCACATCGTTTCTCACGGTTCACCGGGGTGTTTGTATTTAGGGAATAGCCAGTTGAATCTAGACACTCTAAATCACTATGGTGGACAACTAAAGACCTGGATTGCTTCAACTTCTCTTACTCAGGAAGGCAAGTTCACTTCTATTCCTATCCTTCTCTACGGTTGCAATGTTGCTGCTGGGGATGCGGGTATTGAGTTTGTCGAAAAGCTACACTACCTAACTGGGGCGGAAATTGCTGCTTCTACAAAGCCCACTGGTTCTGGGGCACTGGGAGGAGACTGGGAACTAGAAATCACGACCAGTAATGTTGAAGTCCCGTTGGCATTTCAGGCAGCAGCACGGGCAGCTTATGGCTCAGTTTTAGCTAAAGGACAGTGGATCGCCCAGGGACCGAGTCCGGCACAGAATGGGCAAGTTGAGAATGTTCAGCCTAATAATGAGGTGGCTGGGGCAATTCATACGGTGCTTGCTCACCCTGATGATGCAAATATCCTTTATATCGGAGCCGTAAATGGCGGAATTTGGAAAACAACAAATGCAACGGACAGCAACCCTAACTGGACACCGCTAACGGATGACTTGTTAGGGAATTCCATTGGCGCAATGGAATTTGATCCGACTGATCCAACCAATCAAACGATTATTGCTGGCATAGGTCATTTCAGTTCTTTCTTCCGACTTGGGGGACCTTTAACCGGTTTGTTAAAGACCACTGACGGAGGAGATACCTGGACTAAACTAGGAACGGCTGATAATCTGGACAACGATCGTGACGGTATGGTTGATGAAGCCGATGAAACTCTGCTGTCAGGACGAAATATTTCAGGTGTGGCCTCTCGCGGGAACATGCTCTTAGTCAGTGCTAATAATTTTGGTGGTGGTATTGGTGCAGGTGTCTACCTCAGTAACGACAATGGTGCAACCTGGGAATTCATATCCGGTAGCAATGGACTTGATGCCGGAGCTGCTTTTGATCTAGTGGGTGACCCAACTGATAAGCAGCGCTTCTATGTATCGGTTCAGGGCAACGGTATTTTTCGGTCAGATGATGGTGGAGCTAATTGGATTAACGTGTCTGATCAGGATGCGAATCTAGATAGAATCATCACTGGGGTAGGTAATAATAACACAGAGATGGCGGTCGCAAGCAATGGTCGCCTATACACTGCTGTTCTCACCAATGGGCAAGCCTCTTATATCGGATTTACAGACAATCCAACGGCAACCAACCCAACTTGGACTCAAATGGATCTGCCGGTTACCCAAGAGAGAAATGGCGACTTTGAAGGACTCAATCCCACAGAAAACCCTGGTGGACAGGGAGCTATCCACTTTTCAATTATTGCCGACCCGAATAATCCAAATGTGGTCTATGTAGGTGGAGATCGTCAAGACATCCCGTTTCCAAATGCCATAGGAGCTAATGATTTTTCTGGTCGTCTATTTCGGGGAGACACAGATGAAAATCCCACAGACCCAGGCAATCCAGAAAATATCAACTCTCCCCAGTGGCAACCCTTAACTCACAGCCAAGGTAGCTTTAGTGGGGGCGGAACGGCAAACAACAGTTCACCACATGCTGATTCCCGCGAAATGACCTTCAATGCCAATGGCGACATCATTGAAGTGGATGATGGAGGAATCTACCGCCGCACCAATCCACAAGACAACACTGGGGATTGGTTTTCCCTCAATAGCAATTTGCAGGTGACTGAGATCCACGATATTGCTTACGATACTGTTTCCAACATTATCATCAGCGGAAACCAGGATACAGGAACAACACAACAAAATAACTCTGATTCAGTGGTCTGGAACAGCGTGTCTACAGCTGATGGTGGCGATGTCGCAGTTTCGATTGATCCTAATAACGATCAGCAATCGGTGCGATACTCAAGCTTTCAATTTCTGCGTAGTTTCAGACGTCGGGTCTATGATGCAAATAACAACCTAATCAGCGTGAATCGTCCTGCTCTCAATGGTTTCTTTTTTGATACACAATTTGTCACACCTGTAGTAGTCAATGAAGTTGATCCCAACCGTATTGCTATTGGCGGATTCATTAACGTCTACGAATCGTTTGACCAGGGTGATAACGTCAGTATTGTGAACACGGCTGGCGGCGGTTTTGTGGGAGTCAACAGCCGGGTAGACGATGCAATTGCCTATGGTGGTCGTCGGAATGGGCAAGATAATCCAGACGTACTTTATGTCGGATCTCAATCTAGCATATTTGCCCGCACCACATCAGGCGGGATATTAGCGAATACTAACTATTCTGGTGGATTCGTTCGAGACATCGTACTCGATAGGGACGACTGGATGACTGGCTTTGCTATTGATGATGACCAGGTATTTCAAACCACCAATGCAAATAACTGGATCGATATCACGGGCAACCTGCAAGAATTCGCCACCAACTTAAATTTAGAGCCAGCGGATTTGAACTTGCGATCAATTGAGTTTATTTCCGGTTCTACGGTAGATGGGATCGTAGTTGGCAGCAATATAGGCATCTTTTCAGCAACTAGCAGCAGTAATTTCACCGATTGGTTAAAGCTAGGAACCGATTTACCCAATGTTCCTGTTTGGGATCTTGACTACGATCCCAGGGATGACCTACTGGTAGCTGGCACTCTGGGGCGTGGCGCATGGACTCTCTCAGATGCGAGTTCTATACTTCTTGTGGGTATCACGGAAATTGGCACCTCAAACAATGATAATCTCACTGGTACTTCACGGAACGACACCCTCAAGGGTCTTAACAGTCAAGATACCCTCCAAGGACTGGCTGGTGACGACCTCCTTGACGGCGGTGATGGTGACGATAACTTATTTGGAGAGGCTGGCAATGACACCCTCTTAGGCGGTCAAGGTCAAGATAAACTGTACGGTGGTAGCGGTGACGACCTTCTAAATGGTGGTCAAGGAGATAACATCCTGACTGGTGGCACTGGAAAAGATACCTTTGTCTTGTCCACTGCAGGCAAGAACACCATTGTTGACTTTGAAGATGCTCTAGATTTGTTGCAATTAGAGGGAGGGTTGACCTTTGGGTCACTTTCTATCTTTGAACAAAATGGTGACACCTGGATCACAACTCAAAATAATCAACCGTTAGCTTTCTTGACTGGTGTGGACGTCAATCTGATTACGGCTGAGGATTTTGTTGTTGTGTAA
- a CDS encoding cyanobactin biosynthesis system PatB/AcyB/McaB family protein gives MRYPKQVAPVKRPDLIQPYQAVDVVHGRGQDLVTIRMDLTHGANYNDPAPFAYPSYQQLKTSGWGGWY, from the coding sequence ATGAGATACCCCAAACAAGTAGCACCAGTCAAAAGACCGGATCTGATTCAACCCTATCAGGCAGTGGATGTGGTTCATGGTCGAGGCCAAGACTTGGTTACTATTCGCATGGACTTGACCCATGGTGCCAATTACAATGACCCAGCACCCTTTGCTTACCCTAGTTATCAGCAACTCAAAACCTCCGGCTGGGGCGGATGGTATTGA
- a CDS encoding sodium-dependent transporter, translating to MARQRWASRTVFLLAAVGSAVGLGNVWRFPYLAGKYGGGAFLVPYLIALVLIGVPLLMLEFAVGQKMQRGAIGSFRKLHPNFGSLGLFALMSAFIIVSYYAVVMGWSLIYFLASFGVKWSSDAKSYFFDSVLQISDGVNVLGGINWPILWSLVVVWVLIYFCVWKGTTSVGKVVVYSVPLPIILLGVLLLRAVTLPGFFNGWKLYLTPVWSALVDPEVWTAAFSQIFFTLSLGFGIMVTYASYKNSEDDIAKDTWLTALINSGISLFAGFVVFGILGYMAGETNTSLAELAASGPGLAFVVFPEALSLMPLPWLFSLLFFVMLLSLGIDSAFSLVEALNATILDKRQQGNVAKVSIGVCLGGFIAGIIYTTRAGLYILDIVDHFVTNYNLMLVAIFQSILVGWLYGAEKLRRYINQVSDWKVGKWWNFSIKYLIPMALVALLATQFSKDIRTPYEGYPAWALGIGWAIVFLPLLIFLSLLVTDKTLINGRTD from the coding sequence ATGGCTCGTCAACGTTGGGCTTCAAGAACAGTATTTCTCCTCGCAGCAGTAGGTTCTGCAGTTGGCTTAGGGAATGTGTGGCGCTTTCCTTACCTAGCTGGGAAATACGGTGGGGGAGCATTTTTAGTCCCTTACCTGATCGCTTTAGTCCTAATTGGGGTTCCACTGTTGATGCTGGAATTTGCGGTAGGACAAAAAATGCAACGGGGAGCCATAGGCTCATTTAGGAAATTACACCCCAATTTCGGCAGTCTCGGTCTGTTTGCCCTGATGTCAGCCTTTATCATTGTCTCCTATTATGCAGTTGTGATGGGCTGGAGCTTGATTTACTTTCTGGCATCCTTTGGGGTCAAGTGGTCCAGTGATGCTAAAAGCTACTTCTTTGATAGTGTTCTGCAAATCAGCGATGGGGTCAACGTATTAGGTGGTATCAACTGGCCAATCTTATGGTCCCTAGTTGTAGTCTGGGTCTTGATTTATTTCTGTGTTTGGAAAGGCACGACCAGTGTGGGCAAAGTGGTTGTCTACAGCGTGCCACTTCCAATTATTTTACTGGGGGTATTGCTATTACGAGCAGTAACTTTACCAGGTTTCTTCAATGGCTGGAAACTCTATCTTACTCCAGTTTGGAGTGCATTAGTTGACCCGGAAGTTTGGACAGCTGCATTCTCACAGATTTTCTTTACCTTATCTCTGGGATTTGGAATTATGGTGACTTATGCTAGCTACAAAAACTCAGAGGATGACATTGCTAAAGATACCTGGTTAACTGCCTTGATCAACAGTGGTATCAGCTTATTTGCCGGTTTTGTGGTGTTCGGAATCTTGGGATATATGGCTGGAGAAACTAACACCTCCTTGGCAGAGCTGGCTGCTTCTGGTCCTGGTCTAGCGTTTGTGGTTTTCCCGGAAGCCTTAAGCTTAATGCCCTTGCCTTGGCTGTTCAGTCTGCTGTTTTTTGTGATGCTGCTTTCCCTAGGTATCGACAGCGCCTTTTCCCTAGTAGAAGCTTTGAATGCGACTATCCTGGACAAACGACAACAGGGAAATGTTGCTAAGGTCTCCATCGGGGTTTGTTTAGGGGGATTTATTGCTGGAATTATTTACACTACCAGAGCTGGACTATACATTTTAGATATTGTAGATCATTTTGTTACTAACTATAACTTGATGTTGGTAGCTATTTTCCAATCTATCCTAGTGGGATGGTTGTATGGTGCGGAAAAACTGCGACGATACATCAACCAAGTTAGTGATTGGAAGGTTGGGAAATGGTGGAATTTTTCTATAAAATACCTGATTCCTATGGCTTTAGTCGCTTTGCTGGCAACCCAGTTCTCGAAAGATATCAGGACTCCCTATGAAGGATACCCAGCCTGGGCTTTAGGAATTGGCTGGGCAATCGTGTTTTTGCCATTACTTATTTTCCTGTCTTTGCTGGTCACAGACAAAACATTGATCAATGGGAGAACAGATTAG
- a CDS encoding phytochelatin synthase family protein, whose protein sequence is MINHNYAQKSAQKSLLKLFRIPLQVTLIGFFLINGGCLGGCLAQTIPLTENLINLDSDHGEQLLMASQAREDYLPLSIQFVTQENLAYCGVASMVMVLNALSIQAPKAPEFRTNRFTQKNVFNAKTEQVRMAEVIARRGMTLEQLAGLLETYPVKAEVYHGGDLTLDQFRNIVVKNLQEAENFVLVNYLRKAIAQKTGGHISPLAAYNHEADRFLILDVSRYKYPPVWVKAEELWQAMATKDSESKKTRGFVLVSPR, encoded by the coding sequence ATGATTAATCACAACTATGCTCAAAAATCTGCTCAAAAAAGTCTCCTAAAACTATTCCGTATACCCCTACAAGTTACTCTAATTGGGTTTTTCCTTATCAATGGAGGATGCTTGGGAGGATGCTTGGCCCAGACAATTCCACTGACCGAAAATCTGATTAACCTCGATTCCGATCACGGCGAACAGTTACTGATGGCAAGCCAAGCCCGAGAAGACTATTTGCCCCTAAGTATTCAGTTTGTCACTCAGGAAAACCTGGCTTACTGTGGAGTAGCTAGTATGGTCATGGTGCTGAATGCTTTATCAATTCAAGCTCCAAAAGCACCGGAGTTTAGGACTAACCGCTTCACCCAGAAGAATGTTTTTAATGCCAAAACTGAGCAAGTGCGCATGGCTGAGGTGATTGCTCGTCGGGGCATGACTTTGGAACAATTAGCAGGATTATTGGAAACTTATCCAGTTAAAGCAGAGGTTTACCATGGTGGTGATTTGACCCTGGATCAGTTTCGCAACATAGTTGTAAAGAATTTGCAAGAAGCGGAAAATTTTGTCTTAGTCAATTACTTACGCAAAGCCATTGCTCAGAAAACTGGGGGACATATTTCTCCTTTAGCTGCCTACAACCACGAAGCAGACCGTTTTCTGATCCTAGATGTCTCTCGTTACAAGTATCCTCCAGTCTGGGTCAAGGCTGAAGAATTGTGGCAAGCAATGGCGACTAAGGATTCAGAATCTAAAAAGACACGGGGGTTTGTGCTGGTGAGTCCCCGTTGA
- a CDS encoding AAA family ATPase, whose amino-acid sequence MTVNIQKLYKACNPSKTLTVEQPEDRKYYIDFSSVRGGKIIEELKDNITFFSTDEPTCELFTGHIGCGKSTELLRLKAELEEADFHVVYFESSQDLEMGDVDVGDILLAIARRVSESLDKIKLGEPKGFKKLLAGAAKLLLTEIELSGRVGVPGIGEVGVDSDGAVSLAVGIGEITAKAKDSPDLRSRLRQYLEPQTNRLLEVINQELLEPAIANLQQLGKQGLVVIVDNLDRVDASQKPWGRDQPEYLFVDRGAQLKGLHCHVVYTMPLALRFSNDYSALTQRFVVDPKVLPMVPVRLRDGTPHEQGMALLRQMVLARAFPNLKPLERLARVKEVFDSPDTLDRLCYASGGHVRNLLRFLSTWIKKERRLPLSQGMLETVIRDRRNELTLPISDDEWELLCHVAKHKKVVGDEGYQVLIRSMFVYEYRDQDGSWFDVNPILAEAEGFKSCLAYTA is encoded by the coding sequence ATGACAGTAAACATCCAAAAATTATATAAAGCGTGTAATCCCAGCAAAACTTTAACGGTAGAACAGCCTGAAGACCGTAAGTATTATATCGATTTTTCCTCAGTGCGAGGGGGCAAGATCATTGAAGAGTTGAAGGACAATATTACCTTCTTTTCTACGGATGAGCCGACCTGTGAGCTATTTACTGGACATATTGGTTGTGGTAAATCTACGGAGTTACTGCGGCTGAAAGCGGAATTGGAGGAAGCTGACTTTCACGTAGTCTATTTTGAGTCTTCTCAAGACTTGGAAATGGGAGATGTAGATGTTGGGGACATCTTACTCGCTATTGCCCGTCGCGTCAGTGAAAGCTTAGACAAAATTAAGCTAGGTGAACCGAAAGGCTTTAAAAAATTACTGGCAGGTGCGGCTAAACTGTTGCTCACTGAAATCGAATTAAGCGGTAGGGTAGGAGTTCCTGGGATTGGTGAGGTTGGAGTAGATAGTGACGGGGCTGTTTCCCTAGCAGTTGGGATTGGTGAGATTACGGCTAAGGCTAAAGATAGCCCGGATCTGCGCAGTCGGTTACGGCAATATCTCGAACCTCAAACCAATCGGTTGTTAGAAGTGATTAACCAAGAGTTGCTCGAACCTGCGATCGCAAACCTCCAACAACTGGGGAAACAAGGGCTAGTGGTTATTGTAGATAACCTCGATCGGGTGGACGCTTCCCAGAAGCCTTGGGGACGTGATCAGCCGGAATATCTATTTGTCGATCGCGGAGCGCAGTTAAAGGGGTTACACTGTCATGTGGTCTACACCATGCCCCTAGCCCTACGATTTTCTAATGACTATAGTGCCTTGACTCAGCGCTTTGTAGTAGATCCCAAAGTGTTACCAATGGTACCGGTAAGGTTACGAGATGGCACTCCCCATGAACAGGGCATGGCACTGCTGCGACAAATGGTACTCGCCAGAGCCTTTCCTAATTTAAAGCCTTTAGAGCGTCTTGCTAGAGTAAAAGAGGTGTTCGACTCCCCTGACACTTTAGATCGCCTGTGTTACGCTAGCGGGGGTCATGTGCGGAATTTGCTCCGGTTTCTCAGTACCTGGATCAAGAAAGAAAGACGATTACCTCTGTCTCAAGGCATGTTAGAAACTGTAATTCGAGACCGCCGCAATGAACTAACCCTACCCATCTCAGACGATGAGTGGGAATTATTGTGTCATGTTGCTAAACACAAGAAGGTAGTTGGAGATGAAGGTTACCAAGTCTTGATCCGCAGCATGTTCGTCTATGAGTACCGAGACCAAGATGGGTCTTGGTTTGACGTTAATCCTATTTTGGCAGAAGCGGAAGGATTCAAATCATGCCTAGCTTATACCGCGTAG